The stretch of DNA CGTGGCAGGGCTCCTCACTGCCGCGGGAACGTCCGACGGCGTGTGCCCGGCACCTGAGGGCGCGTCCAGTTCCGCGGCCGTCAAAACGTCCTTGGCTTTCTGCGACTGCAGCCGGCGGGATGACAGTGACGGTGCGGCGTTGATCAGGCGCTTCGTGTAAGGGTGCTGTGGGTTGCGCAGGATCTCCAGCGCGGGGCCCGATTCAACCACCTGACCCTTGTACATGACCACAAGCTTCTCTGCCCGCTCCGCGGCTAGGCCCAGATCGTGGGTGATCAGCAGCACGGCCGTGCCAAGCTCGGTGGTCATCCGGTCAAGATGGTCAAGGATCTGCCGCTGCACTGTCACATCCAGTGCAGACGTTGGCTCGTCAGCGATGAGCAGTCGCGGCCGGCAGGCTAGGCCGATCGCGATCAGCGCACGCTGGCGCATGCCACCGGAGAACTCGTGCGGGTACTGCTTGGCGCGGACGGCAGCATCTGGTAGGCCAGCCTCAGAGAGAACCTCGGCGACACGTTCCTTGTGGTTGGCGCCAGCTAGTCCGTTGGCCTTAAGCGTCTCCTTGACCTGGAAGCCGATCTTCCACACCGGGTTCAGGTTGGACATCGGGTCCTGGGNGACCATTCCAATCGAGTTTCCACGGAGTTCAACAATCCGCTTCTCGCTGGCATGGGCAATGTCCTCGCCGTCAAAGATGATCTGCCCGCCGCTGACGCGGCCGTTGCTGGGCANAAGACCGATGGCAGCTAGCGCAGTGGTGGACTTACCCGAACCAGATTCACCCACAATTGCCACGGTTTCTCCGGGCATGATGGTCAGGTGCGCATTGCGGACCGCGTAGACCAGTCCGTTCTGTGTATCGAAGGTGATGGCCAGATCTTTTATTTCCAGCAACGGGATGTCATCGGNTGTTTTGGCGGGGTTGTTCACACTCATGCCCTTTTCGTAGTTTGACATGGGGTTACCTCTTCCTTGCCTTGGGATCGAGGGCATCTCTCAGGGCATCGCCGAGCATGATGAAACTCAAGACCGTGATGGACAGGGCCAATGCGGGCCACAGCAGAACGGACGGGTTGTTGCGCACCTGCGGCTGAGCGGAGGCAATGTCATTACCCCAGGACATGACGGAGAACGGCAGCCCAATACCCAGGAAGGACAAAGTGGCCTCGGCAACAATGAATGTTCCGAGCGAGATGCTGGCCACCACAATAATGGGAGCCAGTGAGTTCGGGAGCACGTGGCGCATCAGGGCCTTGAAACNGGAAAGCCCCAGTGCCTTGGCTGCCATCACAAAATCCGCGTTGCGGTTTTCAATAACCGCGCCACGGGTGATGCGGGCAATCTGTGGCCAACCGAAGATGACCAGCACCAGAACCACTGTCCACACGCTGCGATTCTCCCGGAAAGCCGGCAGCTGCATCATGACGATGGAGCCTAGGATCAACGGCAGTGCGAAGAAGATGTCGCCCAAGCGTGCCAGGATAACGTCAATCCAGCCACCGTAGTATCCGGCCAGTGCGCCCATCACACCGCCGATGACCAACACGCCAAAGGTAGTAAACACGCCCACCTCAAGAGAGGCCCNGGTGCCATAGATCACGCGTGAGTAGACGTCACAGCCCTGGAGCGTGAAGCCCAGGGNGTGACCGGCGCGTGCGCCTTCGGCTGAGTTGGCCAAATCACAGCTGGTGGGGTTCACGCTGGTAAACAGCTGAGGGAAGATCGCCACCACCAGCACCAGCAGGATCAGCAATACGGAAATGATGAACAATGGCTGTCGCCGCAGGTTGCGCCAGGCTTCTGCCCAGAGGCTCAACGGGGCTGCGGTTACATCGACGTTGTCCACGGCGGCTANGGNGGTCTCCTCCAGCGGTGCCACATAGTGCTCAATGACGCGGCTGGAGACCTTTCCCTGCCGCGCGGGCGGGATTGCCGCCTGGGAAGTCTCGGTATTAGGTGTCAGGTTCTCAGACATAGCGAATCCTTGGGTCGAGCCAGGCGTACAAGAGGTCCACGACGAGGTTGGCCACCACAAACACAATGACCAGAATGCCGACCACCGCCACGACGGTGGGGTCTNNCCCGTTCAGGATGGCCTTGTAGAGCAGGTTGCCTACTCCGGGGACGTTGAAAATACCTTCGGTGACGATGGCACCGCCCATGAGCGCACCCAAGTCGGCACCGAGGAAGGTCACCACGGGGATCAGAGAGTTTCGCAGAATGTGCACTAACACCACTCGGCGGCGGCTGAGCCCNTTGGCCGTTGCGGTACGCACATAATCTGCGTTCATGTTCTCGCTGATGGAGGCACGGGTGAGTCTGATGACGTAGGCAAGGGAAACAAGTCCCAACACCAGCGCCGGAAGAACAAGCTCACTCCACGGTGCTGAGCCACTGACTGTTGGCTTCGCCCAGCCGAGTTGGACACCCACCACGAGCTGCAAGACGAATCCCAAGACGAACGTGGGCACTGCAATGACGACGAGCGAGGCTACCAGGACGGTGCTATCGAACAGCTTGCCTTTGCGCAGACCGGCAATAACGCCGAAGCAAATACCGAAGATGGACTCAAAGGCTAAGGCCATGATGGCAAGCCGCGCGGTGACAGGGTAGGCGCGGCCAATCACGGCTGCCACCTCCTGGCCGGAGAAGGTCTGTCCCAGGTTGAGCGTGACTAGGTTCTTCAGGTACAGCCCGTATTGGATCCAGAAAGGTTGGTCAAGGTTGTATTGGGCCCGGAGTGCGGCTTCGACGGCCGGTGCCATCGGCTTGCCGCCGGACAGTGCGGCGATGGGATCGCCGGGAGTTGCGAAGACAAGGAAATACACCAGCAGCGTTGCCCCGAANAAGACGGGAATCAGCTGTAGGAAACGGCGGAGCGTGAACATGACCATTACGGTGTCACCACTCCCCGGATCCTAAATCGCGATTCGTTCATGAAATTACCTGTTCAGTAGTTGTCAGTACAGGATACGTGCGGGATCTGGCCGCAGTCCGCTGTACGGAAAGTAACACATATACGTGCCCAAAGCACACAAAGGGAACCCGGCGCCAGGCCGGGTCCCCTGGTGTGGTGCTACATGCTCGGTCCTAGTATCTGTATTTACTTGGCCGTGATGTCATAGTAGAGCGGCACGCCGTTCCAGCCGAACTGGACCGTGTTGACGTTATTGCTCCACACGCCCTGGACTGCCTGGTACCACAGGGGCACAACCGGCAGGTCCTTGAGCAGAATTTCCTGTGCATTGTTGAAGATCTTGTTACCGTCTTCAACAGTCTTGGCCGAAAGGCCTTCCTTCAACTTGGCGTCNNAGAAGGCGGGGTTGGAGTAGTCACCGTCATTGGAGCCTGCACCGGTGCCGTACAGCGGCCCGAGGAAGTTGTACAGCGACGGGTAATCTGCCTGCCAACCGGCACGTGAGGCACCGGTGAGCTTCTTCTTATTAACCAGGTCGCGCATTTCCTTGAACGTGGCAATCGGGTTCAGCTCAGCTTTGATGCCCAGGTTCGTGGCGATCTGGTTGGCCATGGCAGTGATGTATTCCTTGTTGCCAGCACCATCAATGTTGGAGGTGATGGTAAAGACCTTGCCTGCTGGCCACGGGCTGATAGCATCAGCCTTCGTCCACAGGTCCTTGGCCTTGGCTGCGTCGAACTTCAGGACATCACTGCCGGGGAGGTTGGCATCGTAGCCATCCAGCACGGGCGAAGTGAAGTCGGCGGCGGTCTGCTTGTTGCCGTAGAAGATCTTATCGATGATCTGCTGGCGGTCGATGGCCATGGAGATCGCTGCACGGCGCATCTGCCCGGCCTCACCCTGGAACTCAGGTAGGTAGCTGGGGATCGTCATGGTCGCGTTTCCGGCGTATGCCTGGTTGACAAAGCGGTCCTTGAAGTCCGTCTTGAAGTTCTGCAGGCCGCTCGGAGGAACCTGGTCCAGCACATCCAAGTTATCCGACTGCACATCCGTGTAGGCCGCATCCGTGCTGTTGTACAGCTTGAATGTCACGCCACCGTTCTTAGCCTTGCGCGGTCCATTGTACTTCTCGTTCACAACCAGCTTGACAGCAACGTTGTGCTCCCAGCCACCGGAAGCCAGCTTGTACGGGCCGTTGCCAACGGGGTCCTGGCCGAAGGCGGCCGGATCCTTGTACGCAGCCTCGGGCAGCGGGTAGAAAGCGGTGTAGCCAAGACGTAGCGGGAAGTCAGATTCCGGCGCTGCAAGCTCCACCGTGAAGGTCTGGTCATCCACGACCTTGAGGCCGTCCATCTTGACGAGGGTTGAGTTCTCGGCGCTGACGGCGTCGTAGCCCTTGATGGATTCGAAGAAGTAGCTGTTCAGCTGTGCGTTCTTGGCGGCTGCACCGAAGTTCCAAGCATCCACGAAGTTCTGGGCCGTGATCGGGGAACCATCACTGAACGTCTCACCGGACTTGATCTTGATGGTGTAGTTCTGGGAGTCCGTGGTCTTGATGGAGTCAGCCAGTTCATTCTGAATGGCACCCTTGACGTCATAGCTGACCAGGCCGGTGAAGATCAGGTCCATGACTCGTCCGCCACCAACTTCGTTGGTGTTGGCGGGGAGCAGGCCGTTCTGCGGCTCGGTGCTATTGGCCGTGACTACTTTGGATGTGTCCCCACCGGTGCTGCCACCCTCTGTGGTCCCACTGCATGCTGTGAGGGCCATGGCCATGATTGCCACTACACCCAGCGCTTTGGACGTTCTTGTGAAACGCATTCCGCCTCCTTGATTTGAGATTGATGGGAACCAGGACCTCAGCATTGCTGAATTGTGAGGATCACCATTGACCCACTTGTGCCCTAGCTCATAGTTCTCAATGCTAGCCCCAAACACTACTTGCCAGTAATCCAGAACACCTTGGCGGGATTTCTTTACCGATTTGAAACATTGGTAACGAAAAGCCTGCCCCAGCATTTGCTGGGACAGGCTTTATGCGTTGGTGGCCCACAACCCGAGGGCCCCGCCGACGAGTTCACGAGCGGCGGGAGGGTTGGTGGGCCCACGACCGAGGGCCCCGCCGACGAGTTCACGAGCGGCGGGAGGGGTTGGGGATTATGCTTTGCGCGGCTACGGAATGCCTTGGCGCGGTCGCCGGCGTTCAGAATCAGCTTGCGGATACGGATTGCTTCCGNGGTAACCTCAACACACTCGTCTTCGCGAGCGAATTCGAGGGACTCTTCAAGGGTCAGGTTGCGCGGCGGGGTCATGTTCTCGAAGGTGTCCGAGGAAGCTGCACGCATGTTGGTGAGCTGCTTTTCCTTGGTGATGTTGACATCCATGTCATCGGAGCGTGAGTTCTCGCCGACGATCATGCCTTCGTAGACCTCGGAAGTGGGCTGCACGAAGAAGTTCATGCGTTCCTGGAGTTTGATCATCGCGAACGGGGTGACAACGCCAGTGCGGTCAGCCACGATCGAACCGTTGTTGCGGTATTCGATCGGACCGTGCCACGGCTCGTAGCCCTCGGCCAGAGAGGAAGCGATACCGGCACCGCGGGTGTCGGTCATGAAGCGGGTACGGAACCCGATCAGGCCACGTGCCGGCACAATGAACTCCATGCGGCACCAGCCGGTACCGTGGTTGGCCATGTTAACCATACGGCCCTTACGAGCTGCCATGAGCTGGGTGACGCCACCCAGGTACTCTTCGGGTACGTCGATGGTCATGTGGTCCATCGGCTCGTGGGTCTTGCCGTCGACCTGAATGGTCACAACCTGCGGCTTGCCAACTGTCAGCTCGAAGCCTTCGCGACGCATCTGCTCAACGAGGATGGCCAGAGCCAATTCGCCACGGCCCTGAACTTCCCAAGCGTCGGGACGCGCGGTCGGGAGAACCTTCAAGGAAACGTTACCGATGAGCTCCCGGTCAAGGCGGTCCTTGACCTGGCGAGCGGTGACCTTGGCGCCCTTCACGCGGCCGGCCAGCGGGGAGGTGTTGATACCGATGGTCATGGAGATTGCGGGCGGGTCAACTGTGATCAGCGGCAGCGGCTGCGGGTTGTCAATGTCGGTCAGGGTCTCACCAATGGTGATGTCCTCGATACCAGCAACAGCAACGATTTCACCGGGGCCGGCAGATTCGGCCGGTACACGGGTCAGTGCCTGGGTTGCCAGCAGTTCGGTGATCTTGACGGGCTTGATGGTGCCATCGGCACGGGCCCAGGCAACGGTCTGGCCCTTGCGCAGGGTGCCGTTGAAGATACGCAGCAGAGCCAAGCGGCCCAGGAACGGGGAAGCGTCAAGGTTGGTGACGTGCGCCTGCAGGACACCCTCCGGGTTGTACTTCGGAGCCGGAATGTGCTCGATGATGGTCTTGAACAGCGGCTCAAGGTCCTCGTTGTCCGGAGCGGCACCGTTTTCGGGCTGCGTCAAGGAGGCGCGGCCCAGCTTGCCGGATGCGTAAACAACCGGAACGTTCAGAACGGCGTCGAGGTCCAGGTCAGGAACTTCATCAACCATGTCAGAGGCGAGGCCCAGGAGCAGGTCCATGGACTCGGCAACAACCTCGTCGATGCGAGCATCGGGGCGGTCGGTCTTGTTCACGAGGAGGATGACGGGGAGCTTTGCGGCCAGTGCCTTACGCAGCACAAAGCGGGTCTGCGGCAGCGGGCCCTCGGAAGCGTCAACCAGCAGAACAACGCCGTCAACCATGGACAGTCCACGCTCAACTTCGCCACCGAAGTCGGCGTGGCCAGNGGTGTCAATGACGTTGATGGTCATGATCTCACCGTTGGCGGACGGGCCGTTATAGGCAACCGTAGTGTTCTTGGCCAAGATGGTGATGCCCTNTTCACGCTCCAAGTCACCGGAGTCCATGACGCGCTCAGCAACATTGCCGTGTTCGGCGAATGAGTGCGTTTGCTTGAGCATGGCATCGACCAGTGTGGTCTTGCCATGGTCAACGTGCGCCACAATGGCGACGTTGCGCAGGTCATTGCGCGAGGCTGTGTTGAGAGAAAGATCGCTCATGGATGAAGACTCGTTTCAGTTGGGCCCGGCTGCAGGCCCGGAAGGGCTAAAGCAGAAAGTCACATTGATAAATGGCCGTGAAGAATCGGCAGATAACACCATTCTAGTCGCACTGAGAAATACGGCCTAGTCACTGTATCCCATGACAGGTACTTTTTGCCAGTAACATCACATTTTCGTAGTCCACGAACACTCAAGCAGCGTTTTTCGCCCAAAAGTACCACGGAGGCAGTTGAGTTTCGTGATGAAACTCACCTGCCACTGTGGTGCTTGAACAGCTCAATCTGGTTCAGGAACCGCTACTGAACACCTGCGCGACGCTTTCCCCAGGAGTTTGCGAGGCGTCAATGAAGGAAAGCGTCAGTTGGCCGTCCTGCTGCACGGGAGGGGCCGCCAGCTGCCGTGTCCCATCAGCATTGACCTTCACATTGGCAACGGTGGCGTCTTGGCCAAGGCGATGGTGGCGCACAGTGATCAGCCCACCGTCCATGCGTTGGGCATCCGCCACGGCACTGTTGACGTTCTGTTCAATGAAGGATAGGACGTCCAGGTCAGCGCGCAACGGTACACACAAATACTGGCTGAGGGNGCGAGCAAAGATGGCGGCCTTGCCGTGCGGGGAGTCAACCACATAGATGGGCAGGGATGAACTGGCACCAAAACGGGTCAGCTCAAACCATTGGGTGGCCGCGGACACGATGGCTGAGAGCACAAGTGCGCCTCCGAGCAAATTGATGCTGCCGCCGTCGGCTTCGGCCATGTCGCGAACGTGAAGCGTGGTCAGCCCTGCACGGACAAGGTCACTGTCCTGGGGTAAGTCAGCCAAGACTAGGACCCGCCTGCTCAGCTCTGCACCCGGTCCCGGATTAAAGGAGAGCAGTGCAAGGACTTCATGGCTGGTGATGCGCAGGGCGCTTTCAGGGATTGCTTCGGCGGTCATGGATTCCTCCCAATAGTTTTCGCGCGAGTGGTCCGAGAGTTCCGGATAGTTATTTGACGTATGACCACTGTGTGACACTGTGCCAGGGGCCAATATCCAGTGGGGAATACTCCACTCCTGAGACATGCTTGCCGGTTGCGCTCAGCGCGGTGCGCTGGAACAGTGGCAGCCCGTACGCGGCTTCAACCACGAGTTGATCGAGCTGCATCTTCAACGCATTTTGCTTGGCGTCATNCAAATTCCCCGCAAGTTGCTCCGTGAGTTGGTCAACCACTGAGTTGGAGAAGTTATTGAAGTTCGAAACCGCCCCTGTCTTGAATATCTGGGGCACCTGGACTGATCCGGTGGGGTTGCTGGTCCAGCCGTACAAGGCAACATCAAAGGCGCTGCCTTTCAGCGCCCCAATCCAATCCTGGGAATTGCGGCCTGCATCTGTAACGATGAAGCCTGCTTGGGCAGCTGATGAGGCAATCAAGGAATATTCCTTCACCCTCTCGGGATCATCATTGTTGTACAGGATCCGCACAGTGGGCGTGGCGCCTTTAAGCAGTTCCCTGGCTCTGTCCACGCCGGCCTTGTCAGCGGGCATGGCCGTCTCCGCGGGTTTGGCTGTGTCCGTTTCGGTGGCTCTTGCTGTTGCTGTTGCTGTTGCCACTACTTCCGGGAGTGTCGCTGGGAAATCTGCTGTGCCATTGCTGCGCACCGATTCCTTGTACGGAACTTCTACCGGGCGGAACATGAACGAGTTCAGCACCCCAGCGTCGGGGTCGAGAGGCTTGGCCACCTGATCAACGATCTCTTGCCTCGGCACTGTATGCAAGAAGGCTGCTCGCAAATCTGGCGGCGAGAGGACCCCTTTGAAATTGAGTACCACCTGGTCAAAGCCCAGCCNCTGGCCCTGCTGGACTTGTACTCCTGCGGACTTCAAGTCCGTTAACGTGCTGAGCCGTTCCGGTGTCACCGGAGGAGAAATAACATCTGCTGTCTCCGCCTGCAGGTCAGCGATTTGCTTCTGAGGATCGCTCTCATAGTGCACAGTCAACGTGTCAAGCTTGGGCTTCTCTCCCCANNCATAGTCCGCGTTGCGTGTCAGGACGAGTTCCTTCTCGGCCGTGATGGCTTTGACCAGGTACGGGCCGTTGGATAGGGCAAGGGAGGGATCCGGCATGGACTTTGAGTCAAAGCCGGTGTTCCNAAAGTCGGCCACCTTGCGCAAGGTGGGATTGGCAGGGATGGGCTTTGACGGATCACCCTTAGAAATCCCTTGCAGGAGTGTTGTCAGTGCTTTGGCGTCCACAAGCCCTGAACGGGCGGCCACAATGTGCGCCGGAACGCTGACGGTGGAGCCAAGTGCAGTTTCCCAGTCCGAGAAAGCGGTGGTGTATGTCAACGTCAATGAGGTGCGGTCATCGCTGATGACAGGCATTGCAGTCTGTGCCAGACCGCTGATGTCCCCTGCCATATGAAAATAAGCTGTCCCCGAGGTGACCGTGAAACTCTTATCCAAGGTTGCGTCATCGAAATATCCTGATGCGGCTGCCCACTGCAGGAACAAGTCATCGGCGCTCACAGGGGCACCATCGGACCATTGAACACCACTGTTGAGAGTGTATTTAATAGTAAGCGGCTGGTCCTTGACCTTCTCGTACTTGCCAAACTGATCATTCTTGACGATCTTCAGATCGCTGTCCACGGAGTTGAATCCGGAGTGCGTGGCTGAGTCTATTCGGCTGTTGGTCCGCGTCTGGCCCGTAACGCTTTCAGCGTTGAACGAGGTGAAAGNGGCACTCTCCAGAACGGTGACATTCCCGCCGTCGGCAGCTGTTGGTGATGCTGTGGATTCGTTGGGCGCCGNGGGTGTTGCCGTACAGGCTGCCATCGACAACGCCAATGCCACGGCCGCAGCCACTATTTTAGAAATGCGTACAGACCGCATTCCACCTCCAGGTTCTTCGCTTCACTATGGTCCTCCGGGAAGCCAATGGCGTTACGCCAGTCCAGGACTAATCCTGCTTGCAAGAGTACCGCAGCGTTCTTGCTGCCGCAGGTTATGCCCAAGCAGGAAGGGCTGCACAGCAGCACCAAGAGTACTCAAACCACCCAGCGCCATGTCCCCGACGGCGCTCAAGGCCAGACCAACGGTTGTTGTGGAAACTATTCCGGCCGTTCCCGACACTCCCGTCCTATCCGGCATGGGAAGATCCGCAGCCGTGACAGTCGGAGATAAACCCTTGCAGCACTAACATCTCTACCCACGCCTGTGTCCCGACGAAGCGTGGAAAACACCCGGCAAAGGCAAGGCCAACACTGAGCGTTCCCCGCCACTTGGAACCTCCGTGGCTGGCTCGCCGGGGCACGTTAGCGCGCAGAAAGTTCGCTATCAAACGAAGCCACTGCCTCCGAGCAAAACCAATACCGTTTGCACGGGCAGGTGATCTGATGCCCAGCTTCTCTCCGAAAGGCCCGGCTGCGGGCAGCCAAATGGGGTTTACGAGGCAAGCCCTGCCAAACATCGAGGAAGTTACACGCTGTCATCTTCGACGCGGATGACCACCAAGACTAAGGGACCGAGACTAAGGTGGGGCAGGATTCGAGGATATGCGCCCATTGTCAGCCCGCATATCTGCTCCGCTCACATTAGTCTCTTCGAGATTCTCTTCGAAGGCTGCCGTGCTAGCCCGCACCGAACGTGCTGACCGGCCGTCTGCCACTCATCGACGCGTATTTCGTGGTCCATGGAAAATCTCGTCAACAATGCCTCACCCACTTCCTTTAGAGGATTTTAGAGTGTGAACCATGGACGCCAATACTCCTCACGTGGTCCCCGTAGACAGCTTTGCCCAGCGCTCTCTCCTACGCAGAGCCATGCTCAGTGACCTATGCGGCCACGCGCAAGCAGAAGGCCAAACATGCTCAGGATGGAAATAAGTACATGGCGCTGTCATTCTTTTATGGTGAAAGCCCCAAGGACCTTGCTGACTCCACTCTTCCTCTGCAGCACTTAGACCTTCCGGATTCGTCAGCATCATTGAGACATTATTCAGAAGAGCCCAATTAGTATTGTGCAATGAGTAAGTTTGCACCTCGGGCAATCGCCCTAGGCGAATGTATGAAATTTGGGATTGGTGGAAGTAGAAAGTGAATCCCTGCTGGATTGTTGGACGGTCTTGGGAATGAATTCCTTTCAGGCAATACGACACGCCCCACCNCTGGGTAGTGCTGCTGTTCTGCGACAACGGTGGAGTGATGTGACTTTCTTGCATTGGAAGGTAAAGCCAAGTCTCGTGGAGCCCTATATGCCCGAAGGTTGCGCTCCAGACATCATCGACGGCAGCACCTGGGTGGGACTCATTGGGTTCCAAATGTCCCAGAGCTCGTTCTTTGGCAGCCCCAGTATTCCGTGGCTGGGTAACTTTCCGGAAGTCAACGTACGGCTGTATTCGATTGATGAAAACGGCCATCGAGGAGTTGTGTTCCTCAGCCTTGAAGCCTCACATTTGATCCCAGTACTCATAGCGCGTGCTGTATTTGGCTTGAAATACCAGTGGGCAGCGATGAAGTTGGTCCAACGCGATGGACAGGTTGCCTACCTCAGTAAACGCCACGGCCAACCCGCAGCCGCCTCGCACATGATCGTGCGCCCAAATCTCGATGCAGCGATCGTTGAAGATCCAATCGCCACTTTTCTCACGGCACGCTGNGGGTTTCACGAAAGCCACTTCGGTCAGACTATTTATTGCCGTAATCATCACGAACCCTGGCCGCTGGTACCTGCTGAAGTGGTATATCTCAATGACGGGCTACTGGCTGCTGCCGGCTTTCCTGGGCTGGCTGATCGAGCCCCGGACTCTGTGTTGTACGCCGCTGAAGTCACGACTGTCTTCGCGGCCCCACAGAGACGTAATCGCCTCAGATAACTAGAGGTACCAGCCGCGTGTGAGTTCCAGAGTCCCAGCTTGGGGCCTAGGGCACCAATCGGTACCAAAAGCGCCAGCAAGCGGCCTACGGCGCCAGGTAATCCGCCACATCCCGGGCAGCTTGGTCGCCGGAGTTCAGGGCACCTTGGATAGAGCCCGTGTCCCGATGGTCCCCGGTGACTAGAANTTCCCCGCTTGTCCAGCGGGNGCTAAGGTTCCTTAACGGCGGCGGCTGCGCTGGGAGTGCATGGGGCACCACGTGGTGGGCAAGCACCTCCCAGTCTTGAGTTGATCTCTGGTACAGGCGCGCAAGGTCACGACGCACATCGGCTTCGTCTGCAAGGCCGTCTGGGCGATCCAACAACGTAGTGGCTTCAACCAGATGTTCTCCCGCAGGGGCGTATGACGGCGCAGCTTCAGAGACCACGGCAGTGTGCCAGATTGGTCCTGCAGGTCCGCCACCTGGCCGGGAGGCGTCCAGTATGAGGAACGGCCCTCCTTGCGGTTTATCCGGGGCCCGGAACCACCACGTGGTCAGCCCGTGAGTGACTGGTGTGGAGAGGTTGGTCAAATTGGCAACATTTTCGCAGCCTACGGCTACCACTGCCACCCGTGCGCGAATAATTCCACTGTCCGTAGTGACTTGGACACCACCGGATGTTTCCTTCCATTCCAAGGATGCGGTTCCCAGCCGCACGGGTTCGTTGAGCCACGCGGCCAGCTGTTCCGGCAGGGCCTGCATACCGCTGAACGGCAGCCCTGGTGCTCCAAGAGCAAAGAAACGCATCAGTACACGCGCAAAGTTCGCGGAACTTCCGCCGGAGCTGTCGGCCAGAACACCCGCCAAAANAGTATCAAGCACGTCGTGTCGCAGCCTGCCAGTGACCCNCGCCGCCGCCAGGGAATCCCTCAGGGTCTGATCATCTGCTGCACCGAAGGCCGTTGAGGGGCGCATCAAAATGGAACNCAACCAGCGCGCAAGCGCAAAGCTCCGACCCGGAGGTGANNGCTCGCTGCCCAGGGTGGCCAGGGCATGACGCGGATGGAGGATCGGATGAGCAAGAGTGGTGGTCCTTGTGCCTGAACGCACCACTACGCCAACACCGAACTTCTGCAGTCCAAGCGAGGGCACGTCAATCCATGNGCGAACCGCTGGATACGCCGGATTCAGTAACTGAAAACCTCGATCGCACAAGAAACCATTAACATTTTCGGTCCGCACACGGCCGCCAACGGTGTCTTGGGATTCAATGACGATGACACTGCTGCCGTTGCGTTGCGCACGGCGAGCGCATTGCAACCCTACCAGGCCTGCTCCGACAACGATGACGTCGGCGTCCATGGGGCTCCATTC from Arthrobacter polaris encodes:
- a CDS encoding FAD-dependent oxidoreductase; amino-acid sequence: MDADVIVVGAGLVGLQCARRAQRNGSSVIVIESQDTVGGRVRTENVNGFLCDRGFQLLNPAYPAVRXWIDVPSLGLQKFGVGVVVRSGTRTTTLAHPILHPRHALATLGSEXSPPGRSFALARWLXSILMRPSTAFGAADDQTLRDSLAAAXVTGRLRHDVLDTXLAGVLADSSGGSSANFARVLMRFFALGAPGLPFSGMQALPEQLAAWLNEPVRLGTASLEWKETSGGVQVTTDSGIIRARVAVVAVGCENVANLTNLSTPVTHGLTTWWFRAPDKPQGGPFLILDASRPGGGPAGPIWHTAVVSEAAPSYAPAGEHLVEATTLLDRPDGLADEADVRRDLARLYQRSTQDWEVLAHHVVPHALPAQPPPLRNLSXRWTSGEXLVTGDHRDTGSIQGALNSGDQAARDVADYLAP
- a CDS encoding YqjF family protein — translated: MNSFQAIRHAPPLGSAAVLRQRWSDVTFLHWKVKPSLVEPYMPEGCAPDIIDGSTWVGLIGFQMSQSSFFGSPSIPWLGNFPEVNVRLYSIDENGHRGVVFLSLEASHLIPVLIARAVFGLKYQWAAMKLVQRDGQVAYLSKRHGQPAAASHMIVRPNLDAAIVEDPIATFLTARXGFHESHFGQTIYCRNHHEPWPLVPAEVVYLNDGLLAAAGFPGLADRAPDSVLYAAEVTTVFAAPQRRNRLR